ACTCGGAGCAGGTGTAGGGCGAGCGGGCCATCTCTATGGCGAACTGGTGCCGGGTGTGGCAGGCGCTGCACGAGCCCAGGCTGTTGTCCGGGTTCTTGCGCCCCACCCCCCGGTTGGGCCAACCGCTCAGCTTGGGGAAGCTCATCTCGCCGAAGTTGGGGTCATCGCGCTTTACCATGCCCAGCACCTTCACTTCGGTGCCGTGGCAATAGAGACAGGACTCGGCCTCCGTGGCCGGGTGGGGCTGGGCCGTGGCCACCTTGATCCCGGTCACGCTCATCACCCCGTTCACCTGGTTGGCCAGGTTCATGTACACCGGGTTGTTGAGCAGGTTGCCCCGGGCGTGGGCCATGAGATTTTTGTTGTATTGCTGCTCTTCAATGGGGTGGCAGGTGGCGCAGTCCTTGGGCGAGACCACCACGTGCACCTTGGCGTCGCCGTGGTCAAAGGTGTCGGCGTGGGTCTTGGGGTTCAGGGTGTGGCACTCGGCGCAGCCCACAGCCACGTTCATCAGCGCGGCCGGGACCTTCTTGGCCGACACCCGCCGGGCCGCCTCTGGCTCCTTGAGGGCCTGGGCCACCGTCTTTTGGGCCATGCGCCCCCGCCGCCAGTCGGCCACGATGGCCGGGGTGGCGTCGGCGTGGCAGTCCAGGCAGGCCTGGGTGGCCTCGCTGATGGGGGCGTCGGCCCCCAGGGCCGGGACGGCCAGGAAAGAGGCGAGGCACAGGCAGGCCAGCAAACAGAACAGGGGACGCATGGCGGCTCCTAGGGGGCTAGATGGTCAGCCAGATGGGCGGGGTGAATACCCGGGCGGCCAGCTCGTTGTCCAGCATGAGGATGGTGCCGGGGTTGTCCGCCGCGTGCTTCATCTTGCCCACCATGTCCGCGGCCGAGGACTCCTCCTCCACCTGCTCGTCGATGAACCACTTCAAGAAGCTCACCGTGGCGTGGTCCTTGATCTCCATGGCCAGGTCCATGAGCCCGTTGATCAGGCCGGTCACCTTGGCCTCGTGGGCGGCCACGGCCGAGAACACGGCCAGGGGGCTGTCCCACTCGGTGGGCGGGCCGTCGATGGCGCTCAAGGTCACCCGGCCGCCGCGCTCGTTCACGTACTTGTAGAACTTGAAAACGTGGGTCCACTCCTCCTGGGACTGCACCCGCATCCAGTGGGACATGCCCGGCAGCTGCTGAGCGTCGAACCAGGTGGCCATGGACATGTACAGATAGGCCGAGTAGATCTCAGCGTTGATCTGGCCGTTGATGGCGGCCTCCATTTTTTGGTCGAGCATAACCGGCTCCCGGATGGTGGTTGATTGGGCGGGGCGCTCCCCCAAAGGAGAACGCTTATCTAAAAACTACCTATTTCGCCTGTCCGGCACAAGCGGAGATAATTCACAAAAAACCCGCCGCCCCGGCGAAGCGGGACGGCGGGCGGTCGCTTGCGGTTTGCTGGGCCCTAGTTGATGGTCACCGTGGCCTTCA
This window of the Desulfarculaceae bacterium genome carries:
- a CDS encoding hydroxylamine oxidase, whose translation is MRPLFCLLACLCLASFLAVPALGADAPISEATQACLDCHADATPAIVADWRRGRMAQKTVAQALKEPEAARRVSAKKVPAALMNVAVGCAECHTLNPKTHADTFDHGDAKVHVVVSPKDCATCHPIEEQQYNKNLMAHARGNLLNNPVYMNLANQVNGVMSVTGIKVATAQPHPATEAESCLYCHGTEVKVLGMVKRDDPNFGEMSFPKLSGWPNRGVGRKNPDNSLGSCSACHTRHQFAIEMARSPYTCSECHKGPDVPVYKVYQVSKHGNIFYAMHKQWDMAKVPWTPGKDFTAPTCAACHASLLVDAAGNQIAARSHQMTDRIWVRLLGLISSHPMPKEPETWKIKNADGLSLATTLSGQPAAKFLIGPGEQAERKARMAKVCGACHSKGWVQGQFARLEQSTKDADAMVLAATRLMLAAWDQGLAKGLAQGQSPFDEYIERVWTQQWLFYANSTRFASAMMGADMGVFDQGRWELGNTVQQMHDWLELRQKK
- a CDS encoding ferritin — its product is MLDQKMEAAINGQINAEIYSAYLYMSMATWFDAQQLPGMSHWMRVQSQEEWTHVFKFYKYVNERGGRVTLSAIDGPPTEWDSPLAVFSAVAAHEAKVTGLINGLMDLAMEIKDHATVSFLKWFIDEQVEEESSAADMVGKMKHAADNPGTILMLDNELAARVFTPPIWLTI